Proteins found in one Brachypodium distachyon strain Bd21 chromosome 5, Brachypodium_distachyon_v3.0, whole genome shotgun sequence genomic segment:
- the LOC104585517 gene encoding protein FAR1-RELATED SEQUENCE 5-like has product MEDDNGYAGGDSSSDNESTSSSPRNGPFGDEGTDDGNVRLEHELGVDHEQADPADLDYMSDSMMGSGDEYEYIGDSDIDMGHEEDPEESEVITGSYSGSTSELQDHLQDEEAGDCNFNMNIELDEDRRGRYRQIMEMFLYSKDAAYSFYNKYAKENGFSIRRDKVKQTKNAPGQVGLRHFVSSREGKRHKRYFANLGGRSQRLRAESRCNCKVHLVVKLDRRRGVWVVARFDDLHNHILAKADEVPFLWSQRKIKDFQKAEILALGAAGVRKHMIMSSFISKYGRYNEVGFVRWDVYNMCAREKRKLIANGDASTSLGIMLSRRDNDPDFFFEYQADEMGRLRSMFWCDSQSRQDYQDFGDVVVFDSTYKMNRYGMPFIPFVGLNNHCKITVFGCAIVLDETEETYIWLLQTFLRAMCQKKPKTVITDGDASMIRAIGAVLIGVWHRLCSWHREKHEEAP; this is encoded by the exons ATGGAGGACGACAACGGATACGCGGGCGGGGATTCTAGTTCGGATAATGAATCCACGTCGTCTAGTCCTAGGAACGGGCCATTTGGTGACGAAGGAACTGACGACGGAAACGTGAGGCTTGAGCACGAATTAGGTGTTGATCATGAGCAGGCCGATCCTGCTGATTTGGACTACATGAGCGAT TCCATGATGGGCTCCGGCGATGaatatgaatacattggggaTTCGGACATTGACATGGGGCATGAAGAAGACCCTGAAGAATCGGAGGTTATTACGGGGTCCTACTCGGGAAGCACAAGTGAG TTGCAAGACCATCTTCAGGACGAAGAAGCGGGAGACTGCAATTTTAACATGAACATTGAACTTGACGAAGATCGGCGTGGTAGATACCGTCAGATAATGGAGATGTTTTTATATTCGAAAGATGCTGCTTACAGTTTCTACAACAAGTATGCTAAAGAAAATGGATTCAGCATAAGAAGAGACAAGGTGAAACAAACCAAGAATGCTCCCGGACAAGTAGGCTTAAGGCATTTTGTCAGTTCAAGGGAAGGAAAACGTCATAAGAGGTACTTTGCCAACCTGGGAGGCCGctcgcaaaggctaagggctGAATCTCGATGCAACTGCAAAGTGCATCTCGTTGTGAAGCTCGACCGTCGGCGTGGGGTTTGGGTTGTTGCAAGGTTCGACGACCTCCACAACCATATATTGGCCAAAGCGGATGAAGTCCCATTTCTTTGGTCGCAGAGGAAAATCAAAGATTTTCAGAAAGCAGAAATTTTAGCATTGGGAGCTGCTGGGGTCAGAAAGCACATGATCATGAGTAGCTTCATAAGCAAATACGGGAGATACAACGAAGTGGGATTCGTGAGATGGGACGTGTATAACATGTGtgccagagagaagagaaagctgATTGCGAATGGTGACGCGTCCACCTCACTCGGCATTATGCTCAGCAGGAGGGACAATgatcctgatttttttttcgagtaCCAGGCAGATGAGATGGGACGTCTGCGAAGCATGTTCTGGTGTGATTCGCAGTCACGTCAGGACTATCAGGATTTTGGCGACGTCGTCGTGTTTGACAGTACCTACAAGATGAACCGGTATGGCATGCCATTCATTCCCTTTGTTGGTCTGAACAATCATTGTAAGATCACAGTTTTTGGGTGCGCCATCGTTTTAGACGAGACTGAAGAAACGTACATATGGCTGCTCCAAACATTCTTGAGAGCCATGTGTCAGAAGAAACCGAAGACTGTGATCACTGATGGTGACGCTTCTATGATCAGGGCTATTGGGGCCGTCCTCATAGGCGTATGGCACCGTCTATGTTCTTGGCATAGagaaaaacatgaagaagCACCTTAG